Sequence from the Prionailurus bengalensis isolate Pbe53 chromosome A3, Fcat_Pben_1.1_paternal_pri, whole genome shotgun sequence genome:
tctgagctgtcagaacagagcccgctgcggggctcgaactcatgcaccatgagatcatgacctgagctgaagtcggatgcttaaccaactgagccactcaggcgccccatccacATCTGATTTCAAGGGTTTTCTGCCATTATGCATTGTCTGCTAGTATCCATTATTTCTATTTGgtccgattaaaaaaaaaaatttttttaatgttttattttattatttgagagacagagaaagacagagcatgatcaggggaggggcagagagagagacagagggaggcacagaatccgaagcaggctccaggctctgagccgtcagcacagagcccgatgcggggcttgaacccacgaaccgtgagatcatgacctgatccgaagttggacgctcagcccactgagccacccaggcgcccctcaccagaATTCTCAGGTCTAAATTTGACAATCTAAATGTCAAAATGTTACTGTTTGAAGTTTTGTCAACATCCAAGTTACTGTGGGTCAGTTTTAGCTTTTATCAACATGATTGTGTGTTGGTTACTTCTCCCCATCTGTGAGAGGGGGTGGTATTTGCTCACAGTTTCGCTCCACCCCACGCTCGCCACGTGTACTCCGACGGAGGCTATCTCTCTGCCCGTTGATGTTGGGCTTGGCTGTGGGTGGCAGACTATATAGTCCAAAGGTGGCCACAACCATATTTCCCATCTCACGTGCATCTTGCATCTTACACTGTGACCATCGGGTAGGGAAGTCCACGTCCGCTCCCCCTTGAACTCGGGTGGAGCTTTGCGAGTGCCTTGACCAACAGGGTTCGGCAGAAGTGATGCTATGTGTCTTCCGAGGCTAGATCGTGAGAGTGCAATACCCTTTCTTCTTGTTCTCTTGGAGTGCTCTCTTGGGACCCGCCCACCAGGCTCTGAGGGAGCCCAAACTAGCCCTCACAGAGAGACCACCCGGGCAGGCCACAAAAGAAGGATGTCCCGTTGACAGAGCAGGCCGGCTCGGCCAGCTGACAGCCAGCGTCAACCACCAGAGTGAAAACACCTCCAGAACATTCTGGCCACTGCCTCTGGAGTGTTCCCAGCCGCGACCTCAAACATTCTAGAACAGAGGCAAACAGTAACCGCTGTGCCCTGCCTGAATTGCTGACCCACAGAATTGGCGAGCAGAATAAAATGGCTGCTTTGTGCCACTACGTTTTGGGGTGGTTTGGAAGGTAGCAACGGTAACCGGAACACCAGAGGACTTGCTTGGACCAGTGGAAGGTGGTGCTGATTCTGTGGAGCCCGGCCTTTAAGAGCATCACGTGTCCCTAACCATTCCCCTGCCCCCTCGGCAGTCTCTGACTTCTTCCAAGAGACAAAAATGCCCTCAGTGCCCACAGCTCCCAGAACAAGGAGACACATGGAATCACTTTGAACCCAACTCTTGTGGGTTGAGTCACGTCTCCTCTGAATTcgttatgttgaagccctaacttcaGAATGTGAGGGTATTTGGAGATAGGAATTTTAAAGAGGTAAcgaagttaaaatgaggtcattaggaaaGGCCTTAACCCAAGCTGACGGGCGTGTCTGTAAGCAGAGGAAATCTGGACATACAAAGAGACACCAGGGACGTGCAtgcagaaaggaaagaacatgtGAGGATGTAGCAGGAAGGTGGCTTTGCAAGCCAAAGAGAGACGCAACGGGAGAGACCAATCCTGCCAACATCTTGGACTTggagcctccggaactgtgagaaaatacagttttctgTCGTTTAAGCCACTCTGTAGTATTTTGTCACGGCAGCCTGTGATGTTGTGATCTATACTAAGAAATCTACCTGTTtggctcctggcacagagcttctgaaacccttggaatttcctgaagtGGTGAGAGCCACGAAGGTGTCTCTTGTTATGTcaatgatgtgatttttttttttttttttttttggaccccATCTTGGGGCGGGTTGCCCAGAGAACAAACCACAGGATTAGAGGGTTGGACTTTCAGTTCCCACacaccccgcccccaaccccatcccactcctggggagggagagggagccccCCCGGAGGTTGAATCAATCCCCAATGGCCAATTATTTCATCGATCATggctatgtaatgaagcctccataaaccCCCAGAAGGACAGGGTTCGGAGAGCTGCTGGACTGGTGAGCACGTGGAGATGTGATGACAGCAATGCCCGGACAGGACATGGCAGCTCTATGCCTTTCCCCATgctctcttccatctggctcttCCTGAGTTATGTCCTTTTATAAGAAACTGGTAATCCAGTGAGTAAGTGGGTTTCCCGAGTTCCGTGAGGTGTGCTGGTAAATTGATCAAACTCAAGGAAGGGGTCGTGGGATCCTCCGACTTACAGCCAGTCCGTCAAAAGTGcaggtaacaacctgggcttggccttgggggggggggggggggcgtcttaAAGTAGGGGGCGGGGCAGTCTCACGGACcgaacccttaacctgtggaagcTGATGCTATTTCCAAGTACACAGTGTCCGAATTGAGTTGAATTTTCATACACCCACCTGGAGTCCAGGGAATTGTTTAGTGGGTCCAAGAACCTAAAAGACGCCCCAGAAAACCAAAGTACTAACCCGCAGTCCGGAACTAAACCTGGCTGATCCCAGCAGAGCCTCAGCCAACCCACAAGCCcatgaaagtagaaataaatgctCAACGTTGTGAGTCACCAAGTTTTGGGGGTTGTTACACAGCATTACTGCAGGCGAAAAAACTGACGAGTTTAACATCTGATTTGTTTGCCTTGGCCGAGGGGCTGGGTCAGAACAATGAGGTCAAAATGTACTGCTGACCATTTCTGTAGCTAACACCCCATGAGCCTCCAGCTGGCTGTGTCTGTATCAGTCCTGCCCAGCTGGCTGGGGGATCTGGAGGGCAGGGCTCCTGTCGGCTCTGTCTCTGGATCCCTAGCATCTCTCATGCTAAGGCAGTGGCTAATACAATGGGTCTCTCATACCACACAGAGCCCAGGACCAGGCAGTTGCCTTTCAGATAAAAACCAAATCGATGTGCAAGACTCCCCATACTCTGGCCCCAACACACTCCCCCAGCTCTATCTTTCCCTGCTTTCCCCCACATGTGTCTCTTCGGTAGGGGCAGCAGGGCCTACAAAGTCCTGTGTGAGTCTCCTACTCCCCCACCCGTCCTAGTCCagatcttccttctcttctgtgtgaTAGCCCAACGggcttcctttatttcctttatcatgCCGTGGTCCTcactaccacagggcctttgcacatgcttttctctgcctagaatgctgtTCTACCACCCCTGTTACCTAGTTATGAGTCACCTTCCATATCACAAGTCTGAGGacacttcctcagggaagccgCCTCCGACTTCTCTAGATGAGTGCAGTTTCCCTCTGTTGGTCAGTTCAACCAGGTACCGCCTCTTCTTAGCATTCATTTGCACTATAACTTATTAAAGTGGCCGTCTGGCTAATGTCTGTCTCCCCATTGCAGCATGTCAGATTCATAAGGACCCGGAATTCATGACACTTGAATGAGGTCTCATTTGCTCTGTACCCCCCTGGCACACAGTGGATGCAAATAACTATTTGGTGATTGAATAAATATTGTTGTCCTGACTGCCCTGTTAAATGCCTCCAATGGCATCGAGGGTGTCCATGGAGATGTGCTGTTCGGGTCTCTCTTTGAGAGAACCTGCTGTAAGGTGGGTGGTATGACCACTTCCTGCCACTGCTCTTTCAGAAGTGCTGCAGTGCTCGCGCACGCTGAGGCTACTGTCCCCCAGGGCTGCTCCCTGCTGAGGACGGAGCACAGGGGTGTTATTAGGGAGGAGTCCCTTTCGGCCAACACAGGACTCCCCTAATGGATATTTTTTGCTCTGGGGCTCCCCACTGGCCTGGCCGAGACTGTCACAAAGATGCTGCGCGGCTATCGACCTCTCGCTTCTCGGCTCCAAATTCACCCTTCAGTACCTGCTCTGCCATAATGATCTGGACTTGGCATTTCCTCCTTTACAGTGAGACGCTAAGCTTTTTGCCAGGAGAGGGTGCTGGAGGGGACATTTCAGGAGGAAAGGCTTCTCTTTCTGGttctgggatgtgtgtgtgtgtgtgtgtgtgtgcacgtgcacagcCGTGTGATTAGTCAGCAGTGTGTGAGGATGCCCGGCCATGATCTGCCACAGCCATGAGCTCAGTGTTCACAGTCTCTCAGCACCTTGCAGCCCTCGGACCTAAGGACCATCTTCTTGCAACGCTCCTAATGCAGATACCACACGCTCCAAGCCTCACATCTGCAAAGGTGCCCCAATCCCACCTGCCCACCAGCCTCGGCTCCCTCCGGCCTCCGAGGGTTGCTTCTTGCCCACCCCCTGACTGTGGATCAGCTCTGGTCCGGGTGACCCAGCAAAGTTCCTTGCGCTGCCGTGGGCTTCAACCACACCTGCTCCAATGAGGTCTAAACCCCAGCTTGGGGAAGGCACTCCACTTCCAAGTTCAACCCTCCCTGGGTGCTCTCCGTAGGATAGCTGTCACTGCTCTCTTTACATCTTTGTAGAGTCGCTTGCTTGCTTATGCTGACGACTTCCTATTAAACAGCGCCATTTACAACAGCACAGTAGAGTCTGaggctctccctcccctgccctccttcctccctcccctcctcccacagagcTCAGACCTGCACCACTGCGCCGCTGTCTGAGGGTTCTCGACACCTGCTCCCGCTCCCTCTCTTCTCTATCCTTCACAGACATCAGCCCCTTAACTCTCCACGTTTAATTCCTTCTTGGCATTTGCTTCTCGGAGGTCTTCACACTTAGAATAAAACCccacgggggcgcctggctggcttcccccaggcaagtcagtagagcacatgacttgatctcagggtcgtgagttcaagccccacggtgggcacggagaaataaataaataaataaataagactaaaACCCTGTGAGACCCCATATAATCTGCTCTCTGCCCCAAGCCCAACCCTGTTCCCCAGCACACACCTTCCTGCTATTCTCTAAGTCATTCCGCTATAGCCCCTGTGGCCTCTGTGAGGTCCCCCACACGGACCAGAATCCCACCTTGGAGTCTTTGCCCTTGctcttctgtctttttattttatttttttaagattttattttgggggcgtttgggcggctcagttggttaagcgtctagctttggctcaggtcacgatctcacagttcgtgggttcgagccccgtgtcgggctctgtgctgacagctcacagcctggagcctgcttcagattctgtgtctccctctctctctgcccctcccccactcatgctctgtctctctctctctctctctctctctcagaaataaacaaacattaaaaaaattttttttaagattttcagtgatctctacacccaacgtggggctcaaactcacaaccctgagatcaagagtcacacgctccactgactgagccagtcaagtgCCCCGCTTTTCTGCCTTTGATACAAGGTTTGTTCCCTCATGTCATTCAGACCTCTTCTCAGATGCCACCTCCTCTAAAAGGCCTCCACTTACCACCTCCAGTCTCCTTTTAACTCTGTCCCTTTACcctactttgttttgtttcttcatttctgcGTAACATACTGTATGTTATACTTACACATTCATTTTTGTGTCTCCCAATGCTGCCACTATGCGGCCAGAGACTTTGTCTTATGCACTGTTGGGCCCCCATGGCCTGGATtaatacctggcacacagtaggtgctcaataaatatttgttaattgacTGAATAAAGGAGTGTATTTGCCTTTGCTCAAGCCACTCCCTCCACCTGGAaaaccttcccttccccttcctccctttcctaaTGCCATATACCTGTTAAGACTAAGCCCTAGTCCCTACTCTTCCATGAAGCCCTCCCTGACTACCTGGGCTCTGGGCCCCCGGAAGGTGGCTTATTCCTGTCCTTCCCTCACTACACTGCTTGACTTTAGATGTAATGAAGGGTTTGTGGCAAGTAAAGAGGTGGAGATTGAAGGCAGAAGAGAACAGGCCAGCTTTATTGGGATTAAGAGGAAGAAAGGGCCGTCCACAGGCCCTGGGCCAGGGTGGAGCTGCAGGGACAGCAGCCAGGATGCCATGTCACTTCTTCCACTCCTTCTTCTCATAGTCCCACCGGGAGGCCAGCCCTTGCACGGGGTTGCCCTTCATGTCCAGGATGCGCTGGAGCTGCTGGGCCTTCCACTCATCCGTCAGGGTGACGGGCTTCTTAGGGAACACTGCGGGGAAGGCACGGGTGGGGACAAGGGCATTTTAGATGCCTCGAGGTGTGCATCAGGGAAGGTCTGGGGGCAGAGCTCCCTACACAGCTCATACCTTACTTCCTGGTCCATTTGTCCCTGAGGCTGACCCGGCCTGCCTGAGTCACTGGTACTTTCTACCCCAGTGTGtggtaaagaaggaaaatatctttATGGGCACCTATTAGCCCCAAACACTGGGCTAGGATAAATTTTTTCCCAAAGGctctctcatttcatcctcaagcAAAGCGGGAATTCACATCACACTCTcgcagaagaagaaagaaggtgaGGCCATCAGAGGTGAGGTCAGCTGGCACAGAGACTGCCAGCTCTTCCCCAACAtcccctcctttcttccagaGTAGTGCCTCTCCAACCCGAGTGGGCAGCAGAATCActctggagagcttgttaaaacacaatTGCTGGGCTCCACCCTCAAAGTGTCTGACTTGGTAGATCCAGACTGGggctgagaatgtgcatttctaaaagTTCCCAAGTGATGGTGTTGGTCCAGGGTCTCATACTCTGAGAATCACTCTTCAGTAGTAATAGACAGCTGGGCATGTGACGGCCTCGctgaaaactacatttcccagcttcccttgtgGCTAGACCCAGTCATGTGATCGCCTCTAGCCAACGGGTGGTGAGCAGAAGTGGCGTGCGCAACTTCTGGACCTTAAAgaggtctctcttctctcttcttgggTGGAATGTAGGCTTTAATGGCTGGAGCTGGGGCAGCCACCTTATCAAGAAGAAAGCTTCACGTTAAGGATGGCAGAGCAGTATGACAGAAGGAGCCTGACACTGCAGTCTCGATACTCCCCCAGGCCTTTTTTGTGAGAGAGGAACAAAACCTGTATCTTGTTTAAGCTCTTGTATGTTTGTGACTCTTTGTTACAGAAAAATCCATGGCTAATAACAGCAATCAGTAACATTACCATTCATGATTATGTGCCAGACGCTGGCTTTCGGCTctctcattaaatcctcacaaaCCCTGTGATGTGGgcactgttattttcatttcacagacaAGGGAATTGAGGTCCAGAGAGGCAGAGCCCCTACATCCCAACCGAGGCAGCCGTGCTCTGCCCTTCACCCTACACCTCTTTGGGGGACTTTTCAAAACTCTTCAGACGAGTTGCCTTATAAGAGTTTGGCTGGTGGCTCTGACCACAAGGGCGTGGCCCCGGGTGGTAgcaagggggggggagggttgttgCCACTCACCATAGATCCGCTGCCACCAAATCATCAGAGCTGTGAatccaaaaaagaagaagacgCAGCCCATCACTGTCTTCCACTCATTGGAGCGACGGTTCATCTCCGCGAAGGTCTCATGGAACTGGAGCCGGTACACTGGAGGCAGATGAGGGGTGAGGAGGTAGGGGTCTCGGGTGCATGGATTCCGAGGACCCTGGACCAAGTCTTGGCCTCAGGGATTCCCAGCCGCCCCCTCCCTGAAACAGGTGTTGTCCATTCAGCAAATTCTTATTGAACATCGACCGTATGCAAAGCATGGCCAGAAGCAGGATCCAAATGTGAGTCCTTTGGGGGCACCTCTGGTGGGCAGGACTTGGGATTGCACATCCCTCCGGTTTCCCGGGGTCAGGCCCCTgctctcccacccacctgcctctctgctccttccccccacACCACTCAGCGATGCCCACACTTTCCTGCTCCTACATCCCTCCCCATGCTATTCCCACTACCAGGCAGCACCCTCGTCCTTATCATTCAAGGCCAGCCAGAATGTGCCCTCCTCTGAAAGGCCCGCCaggattccatgtctctctccttCCGGTCCTCACAACCCCTTGGACACACACACCTCGCCCTAGCCGCAGAATTCATATTACAGTTATCTGGGTTTGTGTCAGTTCCCCCACTGGCCTGAGAGCaccctgagggcaggaaccatCTGGGTGATTCACTCCTGTATCCCCGGCATCACCTCGCATCTGACTGTGCACAAACAGTTGAATGAATAAGAGAATAGATGAACAAAGGGATAAACTTCACCCCTCAGGTATGAGTTCAGGCGTTCAGGGGTTTCTGGCTGTCTTGAGTGGGGGCCCTTCTTTTCAAAGTCATCCCCCCCCAGCCCGCTCTCTCCAgccagcccccccctccccccgataCCTACAGGCCACCTTCTCCTCATGGGTCAGCTGGGTCCAgctgcccttctctttctccttcagggCCCGCTGCTCAgcgttgagctctgtgcagaAGGGCTCATCGGGCATGGGGTAGGAGCGCTGGGCATGGTAGTTAGTGTAGGGGGGCATCTTCTCCTTGCTGTGGGCTGCAGGTACAACAGAAGAGCTACATTCAGGCTGCACCTGGGACATCCCAGCTCTAaccataatattaaaaaagaggGCTGCaccggggcgtctgggtggctcagttggttaagcatcccacttcggctcaggtcatgatctcatggctcgccagttcgagccccgcatcgggctttccGCGGTCGCCACGGAGCCCGCTTCGGCTCCTCTgtttccacccctgccccctctctgcccctcccctgcttgctctccctctctctcaaaaataaataaacattaaaaaaaaaaaaaagagggctgcatttattgagcacttactgtgtgccaggagccACTCTAAGGCCTTCAGGTGAATTGACTCATTTACTCCGCGTCACTCTGAGCCAGGCGAGACTGTTATCTGTCTACTTtacagacagagaaactgaacaGCTAAGTGACTTGCTGTAACTCACAGAGCGAAAAGGAGCAAGGCAGCCCCTCTGGGTTCAAACCTTGTGCTCTCTGGGAAGAGGCGAGGTGAGGAGGGCATGGCAGGCAAAGGCAATGGTGGGACGAAGGCTGAGTGAGATGAGCCTGACGTGGCGGATGTACTCCTGCTCTGCAAACTGTAAAGCGCCATACGCGTGCCTTTGACCACCGGTCAAGGGCACGGCTTTGCAGTCAGCTGCGTTTGAACTCCAGTTCCACCCACCCCAGCTCCAGCGAGCCCCTTGACCTCACTgtgcttcagtgtcctcatctggaaAGCGGGGACAGTAAGCTCCCGCCGCACGCTGTCGTGGGCAGCCTCAAGATAATATACTTGAAAGGGTTAGCGCCGCGCCTAGCAGCAGACGCTCGGTCAATTCCACTGCTAGAGGGCCGTTTTACGACTGGCTTCCTTCCTAGAAGCTTTCCCTGGTGGCTAAGCGTCAAGGGCTCCGTGTGGGTGTCCAGGGTGTCCAGAGCAAGGCTGGGCACCAGGAGGGTCTCGATCAAGCTTCTGTTTATTGTCACCAGAGGTGCCCACATGGAGGGCATTGGTACCACCTTGCCAGGACAGTGCTGGAACTGCTTTGGGCTCTTTTAATACCTAGGCCTCCGggcctcagtttgttcatctgaaaaatggagataacagCCCAGCATCCACCTCACACGGTTGTTATGAAGACTGAGTGTTTTAGTCTGTGTGAAATGTTGATCACAGCTTGGGGCACATAGTAAGGGCTCAGTGAACGTTATCCGTTATTCTCCGGAGGGTCAAGAAGGCCCTTCTGCTATGTGGTTGAAGTCTCTCCTGCTTTAGGCCTCTTTTTTCTGAATAGGGTCTGGAAAGGAGGTCCAAGGTCCCATCAGCACACTCCACCTCAGGACACAAAGGCCCTAGGAGCCCAAGGTGTGGGGGGGTCAGGCCCCGAGGAAGCTTGGGGTGGAAGGGGACCCTGTCAAATGTGAGCTCCAGATCCTGGAGCATCCAGGCCCAAGGGGTGGGATTGTGGAAAACAGTCTAGGGCAGACCCAGGGCAGCTGGCAAGCAGGAGCCCACCCCTAGCCTTGGAGTTGGACAGGGGTGGGGTGTGCGGGTCTTACCAGCGCTTCCCGGGCTGTGCATCTGCCGCATCCTGGGTCCTCCTTTCCTCAGCACCAAGCTCCAGACAGCTCTGAagaacatctgtgtgtgtgtgtgtgtgtgtgtgtgtgtgtgtgtgagtcctGCCCCACAttgccctctgcccctaccctcagGGCCCAGATACAGAAACCCTTTTTCACAGGTGGTGGTGGGGTCCGTCTGTGGATTTCGAGGTCACCCTCATGCCCCTGACCCTTCTACTTTTGTCTGCGATCCtggtggggggagatgggggtCCTAGACACTTGGAGCCCCCCTCGGGAGACCTCAGTGAACCATCTGAGAAGTGGGAGGAGGCCTAACTCCCGGAGGCAGGGTCCCAGCGGTTTGGCGCTGTGGGC
This genomic interval carries:
- the LOC122496408 gene encoding cytochrome c oxidase subunit 4 isoform 2, mitochondrial isoform X2, whose translation is MFFRAVWSLVLRKGGPRMRQMHSPGSAAHSKEKMPPYTNYHAQRSYPMPDEPFCTELNAEQRALKEKEKGSWTQLTHEEKVALYRLQFHETFAEMNRRSNEWKTVMGCVFFFFGFTALMIWWQRIYVFPKKPVTLTDEWKAQQLQRILDMKGNPVQGLASRWDYEKKEWKK
- the LOC122496408 gene encoding cytochrome c oxidase subunit 4 isoform 2, mitochondrial isoform X3; the encoded protein is MRRLGPLLSPPMFFRAVWSLVLRKGGPRMRQMHSPGSAAHSKEKMPPYTNYHAQRSYPMPDEPFCTELNAEQRALKEKEKGSWTQLTHEEKVALYRLQFHETFAEMNRRSNEWKTVMGCVFFFFGFTALMIWWQRIYGGCPSSSH
- the LOC122496408 gene encoding cytochrome c oxidase subunit 4 isoform 2, mitochondrial isoform X4; this encodes MPPYTNYHAQRSYPMPDEPFCTELNAEQRALKEKEKGSWTQLTHEEKVALYRLQFHETFAEMNRRSNEWKTVMGCVFFFFGFTALMIWWQRIYVFPKKPVTLTDEWKAQQLQRILDMKGNPVQGLASRWDYEKKEWKK
- the LOC122496408 gene encoding cytochrome c oxidase subunit 4 isoform 2, mitochondrial isoform X1; protein product: MRRLGPLLSPPMFFRAVWSLVLRKGGPRMRQMHSPGSAAHSKEKMPPYTNYHAQRSYPMPDEPFCTELNAEQRALKEKEKGSWTQLTHEEKVALYRLQFHETFAEMNRRSNEWKTVMGCVFFFFGFTALMIWWQRIYVFPKKPVTLTDEWKAQQLQRILDMKGNPVQGLASRWDYEKKEWKK